Sequence from the Dissulfurirhabdus thermomarina genome:
AGCTCGGCGGCGGGGACCGGCTCCCCGGCCAGGGCGTTGAGGCCCCTGAGCACCGCTGCGGCGTCGCTGCTGCCGCCCCCGAGCCCCCCGCCGGGGGGGATCTCCTTGAAGAGTTCCACCCGGACGTCCAGCCCGAGCCCCGTCCGCCGGAGAAAGGCCTCGGCGGCACGGTGGGCGAGGTTGCGCGCGTCTTCGGGGAGTGCCGATCCGGGGCAGGAGAGACGCACGCCGCCCCGCCCCGGGGTGACCTCGAGGTGCAGGCGGTCCCGGAGCGAGACGCGCTGGAAGACCGTGGCGATGAGGTGGTAACCGTCGGCCCGCCGCCCCTCCACGTGGAGCAGGAGATTGATCTTGGCCGGGGCCTCCAGCGAGAGGCTCGCCCCCCGCGTCATCCCGGCAAGTCCGGGGCCGCCCCCCCCGGGCGGTCGGGCGCGCCGCCTGCAGGTCCGTTCGGTGCCATCAGGCCTTCGCCTTCACGAAGCGCAGCCGGAGGTCGAAGAGGATGTGCTCGAGGAGGGCGGCCTCCTCCTCGGTCAGGTTCCCCGCGGTCTTCTCCTGGAGGAGGGCCAGGGTGTCGATGGCCTGCTTGGCCAGCACGAGGTCCACGCACCGCTTCCCGCTCACGGGGTCGTCCATCTCGCCGAGGTGACACAAGGCCGAGGTGTTGAGCGACAGGACGAAGGTGGAAAAGGTGACGTCGGGAAGCGGCGGAGTCTGGCGGCAGGTGTTGTCCCGTTCCCCGGTGTCGTTGGTGGGTCGGTCCGTGTCTCTGGTCGCCATGGCGCTTGCTCCTTTTCCCCGGGCGCAGCGGGCCCCCGGACCGCGGCGGCGCATGGAAAACCGCTCCGGCCGGCGTATCCTCGCGGCGTCACCGAAAAAGATAGATCATGCCCGGGACCCGGGCAAGCCTCGATGGCGTCGCGGGAATCGCCAAGCGGA
This genomic interval carries:
- a CDS encoding DUF1844 domain-containing protein, which codes for MATRDTDRPTNDTGERDNTCRQTPPLPDVTFSTFVLSLNTSALCHLGEMDDPVSGKRCVDLVLAKQAIDTLALLQEKTAGNLTEEEAALLEHILFDLRLRFVKAKA